A genomic window from Bacteroidota bacterium includes:
- a CDS encoding cold shock domain-containing protein, whose amino-acid sequence MPKGKVKWFDAKKGYGFVQWENGKDIFIHYTEIQTKANFKKLDQGDLIEFELVEGNKGLQAQKVFVVR is encoded by the coding sequence ATGCCAAAAGGCAAGGTAAAGTGGTTTGATGCAAAAAAAGGTTACGGATTTGTTCAGTGGGAAAACGGAAAAGATATTTTTATCCACTACACCGAAATCCAAACCAAAGCAAATTTTAAAAAATTAGATCAAGGTGATCTGATTGAATTTGAGCTTGTAGAAGGAAATAAAGGACTGCAAGCCCAAAAAGTATTTGTTGTCAGATAA
- a CDS encoding MBL fold metallo-hydrolase, whose protein sequence is MKLIFWGTRGSIPTPGKQTVKYGGNTPCVELRLDDNNLVILDAGTGIRNLGEKLIETGDSINAYVLISHPHWDHIQGFPFFKPAFISGNEFTIVSGETKSVSLPDMISDQMNKVYFPIQLNELKAKINFKPIGEDEFRVFDADVKSIYLNHPTFAIGYRITQNGKSIVYISDNEPFDRYVAQSIRNVEQDIVNKYLECKPEPNQRVFNFVMGADVLIYDTTYTPEEYIDRVGWGHSHYLFSLKVAAEGKVKKLILFHHDPSHNDDKIDEIYKKCLKEIKIRDYKFTCIVSYEGLEIEV, encoded by the coding sequence ATGAAACTTATATTTTGGGGAACAAGAGGTTCAATCCCGACACCGGGTAAACAAACTGTAAAATATGGTGGCAATACACCTTGTGTTGAGTTACGATTGGATGACAATAATTTAGTTATATTAGATGCCGGTACCGGGATACGGAATCTTGGCGAGAAGCTGATTGAAACCGGTGATTCAATAAATGCTTACGTCTTGATATCGCATCCGCATTGGGATCATATTCAGGGATTCCCTTTTTTTAAGCCAGCATTTATTTCGGGGAACGAATTTACGATCGTATCCGGCGAAACAAAAAGTGTTTCGCTTCCCGATATGATTTCAGACCAGATGAACAAAGTATATTTTCCGATACAATTGAATGAACTTAAAGCAAAAATCAATTTCAAACCTATCGGCGAAGATGAATTCAGAGTGTTCGATGCTGATGTTAAAAGTATATATTTGAATCATCCAACATTTGCAATCGGCTATCGTATCACTCAAAACGGGAAATCAATAGTGTATATAAGCGATAATGAACCATTTGATCGTTATGTTGCTCAATCGATTCGTAACGTTGAACAAGATATCGTTAATAAATATTTGGAATGCAAGCCAGAACCAAATCAGCGAGTTTTTAATTTTGTGATGGGTGCCGATGTACTTATCTACGATACTACCTACACACCCGAAGAATATATTGATCGGGTGGGTTGGGGGCACTCGCACTATTTATTTTCACTAAAGGTTGCAGCCGAAGGGAAGGTCAAAAAATTGATACTTTTTCATCACGATCCATCGCATAATGATGATAAAATTGATGAAATTTACAAGAAATGCTTAAAAGAAATAAAAATTCGTGATTATAAATTTACCTGTATCGTCTCGTACGAAGGGCTGGAAATTGAAGTTTAA
- a CDS encoding gamma carbonic anhydrase family protein: protein MIHKYQNKIPKLISPSFTADSAEIIGDVLIMEDASIWFNAVIRGDINSISIGKGTNIQDGAIIHVSEVLPTIIGEGVTVGHRAILHACSVGNYSLIGMGSCILDGSVIGNYTLVAAGSVVLQNMKIPDGSLVAGVPAKVMRQLRNDEKNMLEESARNYIIYAKSYLK, encoded by the coding sequence ATGATTCACAAATATCAAAATAAAATTCCGAAATTAATCTCACCCTCGTTCACTGCCGATAGCGCCGAAATTATTGGGGATGTTTTAATTATGGAAGATGCCAGTATATGGTTCAATGCTGTAATAAGAGGCGATATTAATAGTATTTCAATCGGGAAAGGAACGAATATACAGGATGGGGCAATTATTCATGTATCGGAAGTTCTACCCACAATTATTGGCGAAGGCGTAACTGTTGGACATCGTGCAATTCTGCACGCGTGCAGTGTGGGTAATTATAGTTTGATAGGAATGGGTTCTTGTATATTGGATGGTTCAGTAATTGGCAACTATACATTAGTGGCAGCGGGGTCTGTGGTTTTACAGAACATGAAAATACCCGATGGCTCGCTCGTGGCTGGTGTCCCTGCAAAAGTTATGCGGCAGTTGCGTAACGACGAAAAGAATATGTTGGAAGAGTCTGCAAGAAATTATATTATTTATGCTAAGTCATATCTAAAATAA
- a CDS encoding DUF3108 domain-containing protein yields MKLNRIYFIVGLFVFIQIKLIAAFPNPESDSLYKAFEFEVGEELTYNVSYAFITLGQIRLKILEKIIQDGKVMYKTIAYMDSYKGLPFIDLHEIYESKINSNVTSYWFRSRSKDGSKIKYVTYDFDYANNRIFFEFGIWGKGMLDKRDTLKIDTLSQDGLSLFYFARYNLLRNRTVRIPTVVVEQISNTTINFSNKNESVNIDAVDYPVDVIEFNGRADFKGVYGFSGGFEGWFSNDEARVPIVAKMKVLIGKVRIELVSWKKKNWKPPIYQSKK; encoded by the coding sequence ATGAAGCTGAACAGAATTTATTTCATCGTCGGATTATTTGTCTTCATTCAAATAAAATTGATTGCCGCTTTTCCGAATCCCGAATCAGATTCTTTGTACAAAGCATTTGAATTTGAGGTCGGTGAGGAACTTACTTACAATGTAAGTTATGCATTCATCACCTTAGGGCAAATACGCTTGAAAATTTTAGAAAAAATTATTCAGGATGGTAAAGTGATGTACAAAACTATCGCATATATGGATAGTTATAAAGGATTACCGTTTATTGATCTGCATGAAATTTATGAGAGCAAAATCAATAGTAATGTTACTTCGTATTGGTTTCGTTCAAGGTCTAAAGATGGGTCGAAAATTAAATATGTTACATACGATTTTGACTACGCGAATAATAGAATATTTTTTGAATTTGGCATTTGGGGAAAAGGAATGTTAGATAAACGAGATACACTCAAGATCGATACATTGTCGCAGGATGGGTTATCCCTCTTTTATTTTGCACGGTATAATTTATTGCGGAACAGAACCGTCCGAATACCGACAGTAGTAGTCGAACAAATATCAAATACTACAATAAATTTTTCAAATAAAAATGAAAGCGTAAATATCGATGCAGTCGATTATCCGGTCGATGTAATAGAATTTAACGGTCGTGCAGATTTTAAAGGAGTGTATGGCTTTTCGGGCGGGTTCGAAGGATGGTTCAGTAACGATGAAGCACGAGTTCCGATTGTAGCTAAAATGAAAGTGTTAATTGGGAAAGTTCGTATCGAGTTGGTATCTTGGAAAAAGAAAAACTGGAAACCTCCAATTTATCAATCGAAAAAATAA
- a CDS encoding S41 family peptidase → MIKRFSWATVIILMAAALFFGTQLNTVFSGDNIYVQFSKFKDVLSLTEKFYVEDINSKELVEGAIVGLLQKLDPHSVYIPAAQAKRAEEEFRGSFEGIGIEFDVLNDTLIVVSPIVGGPSEALGILAADKIIKIDDTSAIGIKREDVPKKLRGPKGTKVKVLILRIGMKDLLEFEIIRDKIPLYSVDVSYMIDDEIGYLSVNRFSATTRDEFVEALQKLKNKGMKRLILDLRNNPGGYLEQAFKMADELLPPGKKIVYTKSRRKEFEEEYISSGISKYQNIPIIVLINHGSASASEIVSGAIQDWDRGLVVGETSFGKGLVQRQFDLPDSSAFRLTIAKYYTPSGRLIQKPYGKDMADYRKPLEDGEEEELDNIDHKVESDTSRPKYLTAKGRTVYGGGGISPDFIIKTERLTNYSAQLRGKAIFLEFANKFFEQEGIAFRKNYEKDFKKFLNEFSISDGMLEEIVELGKKRGIEFNKEQYEKDIRFIKVFAKAQIGRNIWGNEGSYPVIQSEDVQLKKAISLFPEAEKIAGLKP, encoded by the coding sequence ATGATAAAACGTTTTTCGTGGGCAACGGTCATTATATTAATGGCGGCTGCCTTATTTTTTGGAACTCAATTAAACACCGTTTTTTCAGGTGATAATATTTATGTGCAATTCAGCAAATTTAAGGATGTTTTAAGTTTAACTGAAAAATTTTATGTTGAAGATATAAACTCAAAAGAGTTAGTCGAAGGAGCGATTGTTGGTTTACTCCAAAAATTAGACCCACACTCTGTATATATTCCAGCCGCACAAGCCAAACGGGCAGAAGAAGAATTCAGAGGCAGTTTTGAGGGAATAGGAATTGAATTCGATGTTTTGAATGATACATTGATAGTGGTTTCTCCGATTGTTGGAGGTCCGAGCGAAGCGTTGGGAATATTAGCCGCCGATAAAATTATAAAAATCGACGACACTTCTGCTATTGGAATCAAGCGTGAAGACGTTCCCAAAAAATTACGCGGTCCTAAAGGAACAAAAGTTAAAGTTCTAATTCTGCGAATAGGTATGAAAGATTTACTCGAATTCGAAATTATTCGGGATAAAATTCCTCTCTACAGTGTTGATGTTTCATATATGATAGACGATGAAATAGGATACTTAAGTGTAAACCGTTTTTCAGCAACTACGCGTGATGAATTTGTAGAGGCTTTACAAAAACTAAAAAATAAAGGTATGAAACGGTTGATACTCGATTTAAGAAATAATCCGGGTGGATATTTAGAGCAAGCTTTCAAGATGGCTGATGAACTCCTTCCACCGGGGAAGAAAATCGTTTATACAAAATCACGTAGAAAAGAATTTGAAGAAGAGTACATTTCGAGCGGTATTTCAAAATATCAAAACATTCCTATCATTGTGCTTATCAATCATGGATCAGCATCAGCAAGCGAAATTGTATCGGGTGCGATTCAAGATTGGGATCGTGGTTTAGTTGTGGGCGAAACATCGTTCGGTAAAGGATTAGTGCAACGGCAGTTTGATTTGCCCGATAGCTCAGCATTCCGTTTAACTATCGCAAAGTATTACACACCTTCGGGACGTTTGATACAAAAACCATACGGTAAAGATATGGCAGATTACCGTAAGCCCCTCGAAGATGGTGAGGAAGAAGAGCTTGATAACATCGATCATAAAGTTGAAAGCGATACATCGCGTCCGAAGTATTTGACTGCCAAGGGACGAACAGTTTACGGCGGCGGCGGAATTTCTCCGGATTTTATAATTAAAACCGAAAGGTTAACCAATTATTCTGCTCAACTTCGCGGTAAAGCAATATTCTTAGAATTTGCCAACAAATTTTTTGAACAAGAAGGAATAGCGTTCCGTAAAAATTATGAAAAAGATTTCAAAAAATTCTTAAACGAATTCAGTATTTCCGATGGAATGTTAGAAGAAATCGTAGAGCTGGGCAAGAAAAGAGGAATTGAGTTTAATAAAGAACAATACGAAAAAGATATTCGATTTATTAAAGTTTTTGCAAAAGCACAGATTGGTCGAAACATCTGGGGTAACGAAGGTTCATACCCTGTTATTCAGTCTGAAGACGTTCAATTAAAAAAAGCGATATCACTATTTCCTGAAGCCGAGAAAATTGCAGGATTAAAACCGTAG
- a CDS encoding glycosyltransferase: MNEAKKISVVIPTLQEEKIIVGILSQFTADLKKSHNIELVISDGGSTDRTLEIARKYADVVVENKNRVKQNISIGRNTGARSSSGDILVFINGDTLISDINFFFTHLRKVIELPSVKGITAPVYIYPEIETFADNFFHNFLNVYFYFLNVIGLGMGRGECHVVKRAMFDQVGGYDERVAAGEDFDFFRRVRRYGKIKFDWKLRVFESPRRYRKSGYLKIILLWLLNAITVLLFKKSIVDEWKPVR; encoded by the coding sequence TTGAACGAGGCGAAAAAAATAAGTGTCGTAATACCCACTTTGCAAGAAGAAAAAATTATAGTTGGGATACTTTCACAATTTACAGCTGACCTAAAAAAAAGCCACAACATTGAATTAGTTATTAGCGATGGTGGATCGACTGACAGGACTTTGGAAATTGCACGGAAGTATGCCGACGTTGTGGTCGAAAACAAAAACCGTGTAAAACAAAACATCTCAATCGGAAGGAACACCGGGGCTCGTTCATCGAGCGGCGATATACTTGTGTTTATAAATGGCGACACCCTGATTTCAGACATCAATTTCTTCTTCACTCATTTAAGAAAAGTTATCGAATTGCCGTCAGTAAAAGGTATCACGGCTCCTGTTTACATTTACCCCGAAATAGAAACTTTTGCCGATAATTTTTTCCACAATTTTTTAAATGTATATTTTTACTTTTTGAATGTGATAGGGTTGGGGATGGGACGGGGCGAATGCCACGTCGTAAAACGGGCGATGTTCGATCAAGTTGGCGGTTACGACGAGAGAGTTGCTGCCGGTGAAGATTTTGACTTTTTCCGGCGAGTGCGTCGGTATGGCAAGATTAAATTCGATTGGAAATTACGAGTTTTCGAATCGCCGCGTAGGTATCGAAAAAGCGGATACTTAAAAATAATTTTATTATGGTTACTAAATGCAATTACTGTGTTACTATTCAAAAAATCTATCGTAGATGAGTGGAAACCAGTGCGTTAG